A stretch of Caenibius tardaugens NBRC 16725 DNA encodes these proteins:
- the nth gene encoding endonuclease III produces the protein MKKDTIFEFFRILAEHNPAPETELEFSNTYQLLVAVVLSAQATDVGVNKATRRLFEQVTTPAQMVALGEEGLKEHIKTIGLFNGKAKNVIALSEILVRDFGGAVPEDRDTLTTLPGVGRKTANVVMNCAFGAETFAVDTHVFRVSNRTGLAKGKTVDKVETLLDRRVPQPFRRDAHHWLILLGRYTCKARTPECWRCLVVEQCEYRAKTPEPKAKAGVSRKAGAVIS, from the coding sequence TTGAAGAAGGACACGATTTTCGAGTTCTTCCGCATTCTCGCGGAGCATAATCCCGCACCGGAAACCGAACTCGAATTTTCGAACACCTATCAACTGCTGGTGGCCGTCGTCCTTTCGGCGCAAGCCACCGATGTCGGGGTCAACAAGGCCACCCGGCGGCTGTTCGAACAGGTCACAACCCCTGCCCAGATGGTCGCATTGGGTGAAGAAGGGTTGAAAGAGCATATCAAGACCATTGGTCTGTTCAATGGCAAGGCGAAGAACGTGATCGCGCTGTCCGAAATCCTTGTCCGCGATTTCGGCGGAGCGGTTCCCGAAGATCGCGATACGCTGACCACGCTGCCCGGGGTCGGGCGCAAGACAGCGAACGTGGTGATGAACTGCGCCTTCGGGGCGGAAACTTTCGCGGTCGACACCCATGTGTTCCGGGTGAGCAACCGCACCGGGCTGGCCAAGGGGAAGACGGTCGACAAGGTCGAGACCCTGCTGGACAGGCGTGTGCCCCAGCCCTTCCGCCGCGATGCCCATCACTGGCTGATCCTGCTGGGGCGCTATACCTGCAAGGCCCGCACGCCCGAATGCTGGCGCTGTCTGGTGGTCGAACAGTGCGAATATCGGGCAAAGACTCCGGAACCCAAGGCCAAAGCGGGGGTTTCCAGAAAGGCTGGCGCGGTCATTTCCTGA
- the dapB gene encoding 4-hydroxy-tetrahydrodipicolinate reductase — protein sequence MARIGIIGSAGRMGQAIARVLEASDHVLAGGIDQGDDPAALAAQCDVLIDFSSPRALDANLAAARRAGIPIVIGTTGLEAEHHAAIDDAAKAIPVLQTGNTSLGVTLLAHLVREAAARLGDDWDIEIVEMHHRMKVDAPSGTALLLGEAAAQGRGIVLADNKESGRDGITGARAIGSIGFAALRGGTVAGDHSVILAGEEERITLSHHAENRTIFARGAVRAATWLLGKPVGRYTMPEVLGL from the coding sequence GTGGCACGTATCGGAATTATCGGCAGCGCGGGGCGTATGGGCCAGGCGATCGCACGGGTGCTCGAAGCATCGGATCATGTGCTGGCCGGCGGCATCGACCAGGGGGACGATCCGGCAGCACTCGCCGCGCAATGCGATGTGCTGATCGATTTCTCCTCCCCGCGCGCGCTTGACGCCAATCTGGCGGCGGCGCGCAGGGCCGGCATTCCCATCGTGATCGGCACCACCGGGCTGGAGGCAGAACACCATGCCGCGATCGATGATGCCGCCAAAGCGATCCCCGTGCTCCAGACGGGCAATACCTCGCTCGGCGTCACCCTGCTGGCCCATCTTGTGCGCGAGGCGGCGGCGCGGCTGGGGGACGATTGGGACATCGAAATCGTGGAAATGCATCACCGCATGAAAGTGGATGCCCCCTCGGGCACGGCGCTCTTGCTGGGTGAAGCGGCGGCGCAGGGGCGCGGTATCGTGCTGGCCGACAACAAGGAGAGCGGCCGCGACGGGATAACGGGCGCGCGGGCGATAGGCTCTATCGGGTTCGCCGCCTTGCGCGGCGGCACGGTGGCGGGTGACCATTCGGTTATTCTGGCGGGCGAGGAAGAGCGGATCACGCTGTCGCATCATGCCGAAAATCGCACGATCTTTGCGCGCGGCGCGGTCAGGGCCGCAACATGGCTGCTGGGCAAGCCGGTTGGCCGCTATACCATGCCCGAGGTGCTTGGCCTTTGA
- a CDS encoding NAD-dependent deacylase: MAAIRNIVILTGAGVSAESGLETFRAADGLWENHRVEDVATPEAFARDPELVQRFYDMRRTAIMQAQPNPAHAALARLDAAWPGALLLVTQNIDDLHERAGATRVLHMHGEGLSAWCTACDARIGWSRSLLDEPPCPSCGATALRPDIVWFGEMPYRMDDIFDALREADLFVSIGTSGAVYPAAGFVRQARECGARTLELNLEASQGSAWFHETRLGPASALVPQWVEEILVTRS, translated from the coding sequence ATGGCTGCAATCCGCAATATCGTGATTCTGACAGGGGCGGGGGTCAGCGCGGAAAGCGGGCTGGAGACGTTCCGCGCGGCCGATGGCCTGTGGGAGAATCACCGGGTGGAAGACGTGGCGACACCCGAAGCCTTCGCGCGCGATCCCGAACTGGTGCAGCGTTTTTACGACATGCGCCGTACTGCGATCATGCAGGCACAGCCCAACCCGGCGCATGCCGCGCTGGCCCGGCTCGACGCGGCATGGCCGGGCGCGCTGTTGCTGGTCACCCAGAATATTGACGATCTGCACGAACGGGCAGGGGCCACCCGCGTGCTGCATATGCATGGCGAGGGGCTGTCTGCCTGGTGCACCGCCTGCGATGCGCGGATCGGGTGGAGCCGGTCCTTGCTGGACGAGCCGCCGTGCCCGTCATGCGGGGCCACGGCTCTACGCCCCGATATCGTGTGGTTCGGAGAAATGCCGTACCGCATGGACGATATCTTCGATGCCTTGCGCGAAGCGGATCTGTTCGTATCGATCGGCACGTCGGGCGCTGTCTATCCGGCGGCGGGTTTTGTACGGCAGGCGCGCGAATGTGGCGCGCGGACGCTGGAACTCAATCTGGAAGCCAGCCAGGGATCGGCATGGTTCCATGAAACCCGCCTCGGCCCCGCCAGCGCGCTGGTGCCCCAATGGGTGGAGGAAATACTAGTGACCCGAAGCTGA
- a CDS encoding HesA/MoeB/ThiF family protein, with protein MALAPDRLERFARHIVLPEIGGAGQAALARAHVVLVGVGGIGSPALQYLAAAGVGTLTLIDDDRVDISNLQRQTIFAADDVGALKVERARAWLERFDPALDVRTNATRITADNAGALIAGAGLVLDGCDNFATRLAVSDACVAANIPLVSAAVGRFQGQVAAFAGHLPDQSCYRCFVGDAFDAEDCDTCAADGMLGAMAGWTASFAAMHAIRVIVDGVSTLGDPQWGTLHLMDGLKPEMRSMRIVKDPACRACSGR; from the coding sequence ATGGCCCTAGCTCCTGACCGCCTTGAACGCTTCGCACGCCACATCGTCCTGCCCGAAATCGGCGGAGCCGGGCAGGCCGCGCTGGCGCGCGCGCATGTCGTGCTGGTCGGGGTTGGCGGGATCGGATCGCCGGCGCTTCAGTATCTCGCCGCAGCCGGGGTCGGCACGCTGACGCTGATCGATGACGACCGGGTGGATATCAGCAATCTCCAGCGCCAGACGATTTTTGCCGCAGACGATGTCGGCGCGCTCAAGGTGGAACGCGCCCGGGCCTGGCTCGAACGGTTCGATCCGGCGCTGGATGTCCGCACCAACGCCACCCGGATCACCGCAGACAATGCCGGGGCGCTGATCGCAGGGGCCGGGCTGGTTCTCGACGGCTGCGACAATTTCGCCACCCGGCTCGCCGTGTCCGATGCCTGTGTCGCGGCGAACATTCCGCTGGTCAGCGCGGCTGTGGGCCGTTTTCAGGGACAGGTTGCGGCATTTGCCGGGCACTTGCCCGACCAGAGCTGTTATCGCTGCTTCGTGGGCGACGCGTTCGATGCGGAAGACTGCGATACCTGCGCGGCGGACGGCATGCTGGGCGCCATGGCCGGATGGACCGCCTCCTTCGCCGCCATGCATGCGATCCGCGTGATCGTCGACGGGGTCAGCACACTGGGCGACCCGCAATGGGGCACGCTGCATCTGATGGATGGTCTCAAGCCCGAAATGCGCAGCATGCGCATCGTCAAGGACCCTGCCTGCCGCGCCTGTTCAGGGCGCTAG
- the dnaA gene encoding chromosomal replication initiator protein DnaA gives MDDNVADDLEAVNLAADWADISQGLRKDLGHQLHSQWIKPIQVGSFCAETGTLDLFLPTEFSANWVSDRFADRLSLAWKIARTEVRHVRIAVHPGRRQLPELRVGESAGQSFGVMPANDGVEMGGMALSADTIGTQGFTSSVGLDPSLTFTAFVTGKSNILAFNAAERMAKVETPQFSPLYLKAATGQGKTHLLHAIGHSYLAAHPRARIFYCSAERFMVEFVQALRQNEMLEFKARLRAFDLLLVDDIQFIIGKAAAQEELLYTIDALLAEGKRLVFAADRAPQALDGVEQRLLSRLSMGLVADIQPADIELRRSILDSKLSKFAPLEVPSDVIEFLARTINRNVRELVGGLNKLIAYAQLTGQEVSLQLAEEQLTDILSANRKRITIDEIQRTVCQFYRVDRAEMSSKRRARAVVRPRQVAMYLAKVLTPRSYPEIGRKFGGRDHSTVIHAVRLIEDLRQRDADMDGDVRSLLRQLES, from the coding sequence ATGGATGACAATGTGGCAGATGATCTCGAAGCGGTGAATCTTGCTGCGGATTGGGCGGATATCAGCCAGGGCCTGCGCAAGGATCTCGGCCATCAGCTCCACAGCCAATGGATCAAGCCGATTCAGGTCGGCAGTTTCTGCGCAGAAACGGGAACGCTCGATCTTTTCCTGCCGACCGAATTTTCTGCGAACTGGGTTTCGGACCGGTTTGCCGATCGCCTTTCACTTGCGTGGAAGATTGCGCGGACCGAAGTGCGGCACGTTCGCATCGCGGTCCATCCCGGCCGCCGCCAGCTGCCGGAACTGCGCGTCGGCGAAAGCGCCGGCCAGTCGTTTGGTGTCATGCCCGCGAATGACGGGGTGGAAATGGGCGGAATGGCTCTTTCCGCCGATACTATCGGCACGCAGGGTTTCACCTCGTCGGTGGGCCTCGACCCGTCGCTGACGTTCACGGCTTTCGTGACCGGCAAATCCAATATTCTCGCCTTCAACGCGGCGGAACGGATGGCGAAAGTGGAAACCCCGCAATTCTCGCCGCTCTATCTCAAGGCTGCGACGGGCCAGGGCAAAACGCATCTGCTCCACGCGATCGGCCATTCCTATCTGGCCGCGCATCCCCGCGCCCGCATTTTCTACTGTTCGGCCGAACGCTTCATGGTCGAATTCGTTCAGGCGCTGCGCCAGAACGAAATGCTCGAATTCAAGGCGCGCCTGCGCGCGTTCGATCTGCTGCTGGTCGACGATATCCAGTTCATCATCGGCAAGGCTGCTGCACAGGAAGAACTGCTGTACACGATCGATGCCCTGCTGGCCGAAGGCAAGCGGCTGGTTTTCGCCGCCGACCGTGCGCCGCAGGCGCTGGACGGGGTGGAGCAACGCCTGCTCTCGCGCCTGTCGATGGGGCTGGTGGCGGATATCCAGCCTGCCGACATCGAACTGCGCCGCTCGATTCTGGACAGCAAGCTGAGCAAGTTCGCGCCGCTGGAAGTGCCATCGGATGTGATCGAATTCCTTGCCCGGACGATCAATCGCAATGTCCGGGAACTGGTCGGCGGCCTTAACAAGCTGATCGCCTATGCACAGCTTACGGGGCAGGAAGTCTCGCTACAGCTCGCCGAAGAACAGCTTACTGACATCCTGTCGGCCAACCGCAAGCGCATCACGATTGATGAAATCCAGCGCACGGTGTGCCAGTTTTACCGCGTCGACCGCGCCGAAATGTCGAGCAAGCGCCGCGCCCGCGCGGTGGTGCGCCCACGGCAGGTGGCGATGTATCTGGCCAAGGTTCTGACACCGCGTTCCTATCCGGAAATCGGTCGCAAATTCGGCGGACGCGATCATTCGACGGTAATTCATGCCGTGCGCCTGATCGAAGACCTGCGTCAGCGCGATGCCGATATGGACGGCGACGTGCGCAGCCTGCTGCGCCAGCTCGAAAGCTGA
- the rpsT gene encoding 30S ribosomal protein S20 has product MANTPQARKRIRRNERRAEVNGARITRIRTFVKKVESAIAGGDKAAAADALKAAQPELARGVARGVLHKNTASRKFSRLTKAVAAL; this is encoded by the coding sequence ATGGCCAATACGCCGCAAGCCCGCAAGCGCATCCGCCGCAACGAACGCCGCGCCGAAGTTAACGGTGCGCGTATCACCCGCATCCGTACGTTCGTGAAGAAGGTCGAATCGGCCATCGCTGGTGGCGACAAGGCTGCCGCTGCCGATGCGCTTAAAGCCGCGCAGCCGGAACTGGCTCGTGGCGTGGCCCGTGGCGTGCTGCACAAGAACACCGCATCGCGGAAATTCTCCCGCCTGACGAAAGCGGTCGCCGCTCTCTGA